CTCCGGGGACGAGCGTTGCCTTCGGGCTCCAGATCGCACCCTGCATGGGGCTGATGAGCTTTCTTGTCCCGCGCGACGAAGTGGCGGCGCGGGTCGATGGTGTGGAATTGCTCTCTGGCGAAGTCGAGGACAGGAATCCCGAACCGTTGCCCGAACCGGCGCCTCCCTCCTCTGTCAGTCCTGCGGACTGTCACCTTCCCACAAGCGGGGATGAGCTTACCGTCATGGACCTCGCTTTCACGCGCAGCGGCGAAAAGGGAGAGACGATCAATATCGGCGTGATTGCGCGTGAGCCGGCATATCTCCCGATCCTGAAGGCCGCCATTACGCCAGAGGCGCTGCGTGCGCATCTGCCGGACCTTGGCGATTTCAGCGTGACGATTTACGATCTGCCCGGCATCCACGCGATCAATATCGTGCTCGACGGCGCATTGCCCGGTGGCCTCAACGCCAGCCAGCGGCTTGACCCTGCGGCCAAGTCTATCGGACAGCGGCTGGCGGGGATGCAATTGGCGGCAGTTTAGGCCGCCTGCGCCCCCCGCACCAAACGGCCCGGCCGTGCACCGGTGCTTTCATCCATGCGGCGGATGATTTGGCCCGACACGATTGTTGCGTCATAGCCTGTTGCTCGCTGATGCAGGCGTCGGCCGCCAGCGGGTAGATCGTGCACGATTTCGGGGATGTGCAGGGCGAGCCGGTCCATATCGATGATGTTGAGATCCGCCTTTGCCCCTACTTTCAATGTGCCACGATCGTTGAGGCCCACCGCCTGTGACGCCTTTTGCGTGAGCATATGGATCGCCTGTGCAAGATCGAGGCCGCCATCGCGGCGATCACGGACGAAATGTTGCAGCAGGAAGGTCGAATAGCTCGCATCGCAAATCGCACCATAATGCGCGCCACCATCGCCCAATGCCGGGATGCAATGCGGGTGGCTGAGCATTTCATGCGCGCTCGAAAGCGAGGCGCCTTCGAAATTGCCGAGCGCAACCAGAAACAGGCCTGCGCCTTCAGTCGCGAGCAGCCGTTCATAGGCGATTTCCTGAGGCGTGCATCCGCGCGCGCGCGCCTGATCGGCCATGCTCAGGGATTTGGGCGGGGCATAATCCGGCGGATTGTCGAGCGGGAATATCCATTCCCAATTGCGGGCAAGTGCGTTGAACGGATGACCCTCGCCAAATTCCTCTGCCAATAATGCGGCGCGCAATTCCGGGTCACGCATCGCAGCGACCTTTTCTACAAGCGGCAGATCGGCGATCTTCGCCCAGCTTGGGCAGAGCACGAAGGGGTGGACGGTGAGTTCAAGGCCGGCGATGAGGCCGATCGGGCGCGGCATGACTTGCGCGGTGACTTGTCCGCCACGGGCGTTGCTCGCCTCCATCATGTCGAGCACCGCGCGCCAGCGTGGCGGGCCTTCATTGCCGCTGGCGAGCGTGAAGGTTGCCGGACGCCCTGTTTCCTCAACCACCGCGTCGATGACCTTATATTCCTTGTCCCATCCGACAAAGGCATCGAGAACGATCTGGAATGTGCCGGCATTGGCATCCTTCATTCCCGAACAGATCGCCTTCAATTCCTGCACATCGGCGTCGAAAGATGGAATAGAGCCGCCATCGGCGGTGCGGTGGATCGAAAGACGCGACGTTGCGAAACCGAGTGCGCCTGCCTCGATCGCTTCCTTGGTCAACGAACGCATCCTTGCGAGATCATCGTCATTGGCCGGTTCACGCCGCGCACCGCGTTCACCCATTGCATAGACGCGTAAGGGGGAGTGAGGCAAATAGGCGGCGACATCAATGTCGCGCTTTCCGGCGTCGAGCCGGTCGAGATATTCGGGGAAGGTTTCCCAGTCCCATGGCAAGCCTTCGGCCATGACGACGCCAGGGATGTCCTCGACACCTTCCATCACGTTGATCAACATATCCTGGTCCGACTTGCGGCACGGTGCAAAGCCGACGCCGCAATTGCCCATGACCACCGTCGTCACGCCATGGGCAGAGGATGGGGCCAGTTCCTCGCCCCAAATTGCCTGCCCGTCATAATGGGTGTGCACATCGACAAAGCCCGGCGTAACAATCCGGCCACTGGCGTCAATCTCTTCGCGCCCGGCACCCAGCCCCTTGCCAATGGCGGCAACGCGACCATCCTGGATCGCGATATCGCCCTCGATTAATGCGCCGCCAGTACCATCGGCAATCGTTCCGCCACGAATGACCAGATCAAATTCGCTCATAGGCTTGTTTTCACCCCTCCCCAGAAATCGCCTTCTTTTTGCGTGTCGAGATCGACCGCGCCGCGCACACCAAGCTGGGCGCGCGCCTCCTCAAGCGGAGAGTGCCAGACGTCTTCCATCTTGGCCATCCAGAAAGGTTCGGATTCGCGACCGATACGGATGCCCTGCTGGATGCAGTCGAGCGCGCATTCCCAAATTTGCGGATAATGCAGCATCGTGCGTATGACATAGCGCGTCGTGCCCAGAATCGACAATACGCTCATCTCGCCGGCCAGTTCCTTGTTCTGGATGTGCGTATGGATAGTTGCGAGGCGGAACCAGTAAGGGATGAGTTCACCCATATAGTTGAAGCCGCCACCCGTCAGGATATGCTCATAATCATGGGTCTGGCCCGATCGCAGCGAGTAATATTCCCATTGCGTGCGCGGCTTGTAATTGGGGACAATCTGGATGTCGTAATTTCCCTCTGTCGCGGTCTTGTAATAGATGCCGCCGACCGTGCCGGGTGCGCAGTCTTTTAGGTCTTCGATGGTGTAATCGGAAACAAAACCTTCTTCGAACCAGGCGTCAAAGCGCGGGTTCACCTTGCGCTCTTCGGTGATCATATGTTCGATATGATCGAAATCGCGCAGTTCGTTCAATATCGGCAGTAACTGATACATTTCCGCCGCTGGCGGGAAATCGGGTCCGTTTTTCTTCAGCGCAATAAACGCTATCCACTCTCGCAGTCGGGGGCTGTTGAGATATTTGGAGGAAGAAACCAAAACGCTGGAGTCAGTGCCGAGTAATTGCACGCCTCGTGCCAGGTAAGGGATGTCGTCCAATGGGCTTCCTTTCGCGAAATGCGTAAAACATAGCCCTTTTAAATTCGCAAATCTAGGTTATTTGTAAGAATGAAACGCAAAACGCGTCGAATCGGGAGGGTTTGAAATGGCGAAGGACAAGGTGGTTCTGGTAACGGGTGCCAGCCGTGGGGCAGGAGCCGGGATCGCGCGTGGCTTTGGAGAACTGGGCTATACTGTTTATGTCACCGGCCGGACCGTCACCCCGGGCGATGCCAAAGGGTGGGACGGCACTGTCTTGCCCGGAACCGTGGCGCAGACTGCCGCCGATGTGACAGAGCGCGGCGGCAAGGGCATTGCCGTGATGTGCGACCATTCCGACGATGCGCAAGTTGCAGCATTGTTCGAACAGATCGAGCGCGAGCAGGGCCGTCTCGACATTCTCGTCAACAATGCCACCTATATCCACCACCAGTTGATCGAGAAAAAGCCCTTTTGGGAAAAGGAGCTCGACGCGGTGAAGATCCTCGATGTCGGCCTTCGTTCGGCCTATGTCGCCAGCTGGCACGCGGCACAGATGATGGTGAAGCAAGGGCGCGGTCTGATTGGTTTTGGATCATCCTTTGGCGGAAGCTGCTACATGCACGGGCCGGCCTATGGTGCGCAAAAGGCGGGTGTCGACAAGTTTGCCCATGACATGGAACATGACCTGCGCGGAACCGGCGTGGTCAGCGTATCGATCTGGATGGGTCCGCTGGTAACAGAACGCAGCTTGATCGCGCGGGATACCAATCCCGAACAATATGAAGGTTTCATAGAAACTGCAGAAAATCCTGAATTTACAGCGCATATCCTGAACGCGATCGATGAAGCACCCAATCGTGATGCGCTTTCGGGCAGCACACTGATCGGCGCGGAGATTGCAAAGGAACTGGGCGTTGCCGACAAAGGTAATGAGCGGCCCTCCTATCGCGAGATGCTTGGCAATCCACCGGTGAAAAATCCCGCAGCGGTGTACTGACGCAATATGGCCAGCCAGTTTCATCTTGCCGACCTGTTCGAAACCGTTGCCCGCACGGTCCCCGACCGGGTCGCTTTGATCGGCGACAGCGCGCGTTACAGCTTTGCCGAACTTAATGATCGCTGCGACCGCCTCGCGGCCGGGCTTGCGGCGCAGGGTGTCAGGCGCGGCGACGCCATCGGCCTTTATCTCTATAATGCACCCGCCTATCTCGAAGCCTTTATCGCGGCGTGCAAGCTGGGTGCCGTTCCTTATAATGTGAACTATCGCTATCGCGCCGACGAGTTGCGATATCTGTTCGCCAATGCAGACAGCGCGGCGATCATTCACGGGGCTGAATTTTCGCCCATCATTCGCGACGTGCGCGCTCACGTCCCGACGCTGAAGCTCACCATTGCGGTTGCGGACGGATCGGGCGAGGATATTTCCGGGTCGGTCGATTATGACAGTCTGCTCGCCCATGAACCGGGCGGGCCGTGGGAACGCAGCGAACAGGATTATCTGCTCTGCTATACCGGCGGCACCACGGGTATGCCGAAAGGCGTGATGTGGCCGCATCGGGCATTCTTCTTTGCCTGTGCGGGCGGTGCCGGCTTTTTCAATCCGCATGGCCCGGCGCAGACCCCTGCCGACATCGAAAGCCGTGCGCGGGATGGCTATCCGTTAAAACTGTTTCCGCTGGCCCCGCTGATGCACATGGCGGCGATGTGGGCGCTATGGGGCGCGCTGCTCAACGGCGTCACGATCATCCTCGACGAAGGCCGGGCATTTGATCCCGAACGCATGCTGGATACAGCTGAGCGCGAAGGGGCGAATATGATTCAGTTCGTGGGCGATGCGATGGCGACGCCGCTGCGCGATATGCTGCGCGCCCATCCGGGGCGCTGGAACCTTGCCCATGTCGTCAATCTCGGTTCCGGCGGAGCCGTCTTTTCGCAGCATCTGAAGGATGATTTGAAGCAGCTGGTCCCCAGCGCAGGGATCACCGACGGGCTCGGCGCGTCGGAAACCGGCATGTCGGGATTGGCCGAAAAATCGGACGAAGGCGTCATGCGGCTTCCCGCTAATGAATATCAGCAGGTGGTCGTCGATGGCCGGATCGGAATTGTTGGCGAAACGGGTTTTGTCGCGCGTACCGGAAATACGCCGATCGGCTATTATAATGATCCCGTCAAAACTGCGGAAACCTTCGTCACCATCGATGGCAAGCTATGGGCGGTATCGGGCGATGCCGGGCGACTTGATGACGACAGCAAGATCACTGTTTTCGGTCGCGGTTCGACATGCATCAACACCGGCGGCGAAAAGGTTTTCCCCGAAGAGGTTGAAGAAGCCCTGCGCACGCATCTCGCGATCTTTGATGCTGTCGTGGCAGGCCAGCCCGACGAACGTTGGGGCGAACGGGTGATTGGCATTGTCGCGGCGCGCGCCGGGGTTGCGCAGCCGGCCTATGAGGATGTGAAGGCGTTTCTGGCAGACAAGCTTGCCGGTTATAAACTGCCCAAGGCGCTGGTGTGGGTGGATGAGGTCAAGCGGTCGCCCGCCGGTAAACAGGATTATCGCTGGGCAAAGGACATAGCGGAGAAGGCATGACGAAATCCGACCCGATCTTCGATGCTGTAACCGGGCCGGGTTCGCCATTCGAAATCGGCGAGCGTGATGGCATGCGCCGTTTTGTCAACGCGCCCTCCGATCTCAACCAGATGATCGAACGTGCCCGGGCCTTTGGCGACCGCGAGATGATCGTTGAGGGTGATTTGCGTCTGACCTATGCCCAAGGCTTTGCAAGGCGCGATGCACTGGCGTTGATGTTGGACATCAACCAAGGCGATCGTGTTGGGCTGTGCATGAAAAACAGCGCCGCCTGGATGATCGGTTATCTTGCGATTTTGGCGCGCGGTGGCGTCGTGGTTGCGGTCAATAGCCGCGGCGCACCTTCCGAACTGGCGGCGATGCTGGATGATGTTGGCGCAGCGCTGGTGCTGGCCGATGGCGATCGTGCCGAGCGATTGCGTGAAGGTGGCTATGCAGGGCGGATTATCGAAGCGCAGGATTTTCCGATGGAAGCGTCTGCTCCGCTTGATCCGGTCGAACCTGTAGCGGCAGATGATGCGGCGGCCATCCTGTTCACGTCCGGCACGACCGGGCGCGTCAAGGGTGCGGTGCTCAGCCATAGCAATTTGATCCACGGCATCATGCTGATGCAATTGTCTGGCGTGATGATCCTGCACAGCATGGCGCAGAAATATGGCACCGATGTCGAGACGCTGCGTTCGCACATGCCGCAGTCGTCGGTGCTTCAGGTTTATCCGCTGTTCCATATTTCCGGAATGGGCAGCGCCTTCCTGTCGCCGCTGCTTGCCGGATCGAAGATCGTTGTGATGCACCGCTGGGATCCCGAAGAGGCGCTGCGGCTGATCGCGGCGGAACGCATCAGCATGTTCACTGGCGTTCCCACTATGCTGTGGGATGTTCTCAATCGCGCGCACCTTGAAGATGCCGACCTGTCTTCGCTGACCAATATTGGTACCGGCGGGCAGGCCTTGCCGGTCAATCTGCTCGATGCCATTCGCGCCGCGTGTCCGCAGGCATTCATGGGAACCGGCTATGGTCTTACCGAAACCTCGGGCAGCGTCGCCCAGGCGGTGGGTGAGGATTTCATCCGCAATCGCGCCGCTGCGGGAAGGGTGCTCAGCCTTGTCGACATGAAGATCGATGCGCCCGAGGGTGAGGCCGGAGAGATCATGGTCCGCGGCCCGATGGTGATGAAAGGCTATTGGAACCGGCCCGAAGATACTGCCGCCGTGCTTTCACAAGACGGCTGGTTCCGCACCGGGGACATTGGCCTGATTGACGAAGAAGGCTATGTCTTCATCGTCGATCGCAAAAAGGACATGGTGATTTCCGGCGGCGAGAATATTTATTGCGCCGAGGTCGAACGGGTGATGGGTTCGATGGACGGCGTTGCCGAATGTGCGGCTTTCGGCATAGCCGATGAACGACTGGGCGAATTGCTGGTCGCGATTGTTGTCGCCACGGATGTGACCGCAGACGCCATCAAAGCCGAGGTCGGTGAAAAACTGGCGCGGTACAAGGCGCCGGGCCATATATTGTTCATTGACGAACCTTTGCCGCGCAACGCCGTTGGCAAGGTCGATAAAATCAAATTGCGGGCAATGTGGCCCGATCTCGCTGGAGCTTAAAGACATGGGCATGCCCACTGATATCAAGATTGTCGATTGCATGCTGGGCATTCCCAATGCCGAGGACCGGTCCGACTGGTTTGCGGCATTCCGACCTTTGATCAAGGATGCCCAGACGCTTGAACAGTTTTCGATGCCCGCCCAATATATGTTCAAGGATGTCCCGACCACGGGCAATCCCGGCGATTTCGTCAAATGGACGGTTGAGCAGATGGACCGGTTCAACATCGAAAAGGCGCTGGTCGGCTGGAATGACGATGATACCTCGCGCCGGGCGAAGGAACTGTATCCCGACCGTTTCTTTTTCGATGTGCCTTGTGATCCGAACAAGGGCGTCGATGAAGTGCGCCGTATCAAGCGGCTGCACAGCGAAGTGGGAATTTCAGCAATTAGCGTGTTCCCCAGCGGAACGTTGCCGCAGGTTGCGATCAACCATAAATATATGTTCCCGCTCTATACCGCAGCGGCCGAACTGGGCATTCCGATCTGCCTCAATGTCGGCATTCCTGGCCCGCGCATCCCAATGGAAACGCAAAAGGTCGAACATCTCGACGAGGTCTGCTGGTTTTTCCCCGATCTGAAGATCGTGATGCGCCATGGCGCTGAGCCTTGGGAGGCACTGGCAGTGAAGCTGATGCTGAAATGGCCGAACCTCTATTATTCGACCAGCGCCTTTGCGCCCAAGCATTACCCGAAGGCGATCATCGACTACGCCAATACACGCGGGGCCGACAAGATCATCTATGCCGGTTATTTTCCGATGGGGTTGAGCCTCGATCGCATTTTTGCTGATATGCCGCACGTTCCGTTCAAGGATGAAGTGTGGCCAAAATTCCTGAGAGAAAACGCCATGAAGGTGTTCGGCCTGTAAGGGCATTGGGAGGAGGGGGAGCCGGGAAGTCTGCTCCCCACTATACACAGTTATCGGCCCGGTGAGACAACCCCCCGGCCCGGCCTTCTGATAAAGGGAAGGTAAAGCATGGAGACCGATGATGTCCGAAGCTGAAAACAAACCCGCAGGCGACGCGCGCACCGCCCCCGTGGCCGTGTGGCAGATCCTTGAAAAGCTCAAAGGCCAGGACTTGCTCGACTGGCGACTGGCCGACGTAAAGGGCCGCGCCTCGATCGAGGAACGCAACCTTGACATCGGCTTTCCCTTTGGCTGGTACCCGGTCGTCATGGCCAAGGACCTTGCCGTGGGTGAGGTTAAGCCGCTGCGCTATTTCTCCAAAGACCTTGCCATCTGGCGTGGCGAGGATGGTCAGGTGCGCATGGTTGATGCCTATTGCAAGCATCTGGGCGCGCATATGGGCCATGGCGGCAAAGTGCATGGCAATCTGCTTGAATGCCCGTTCCACGCCTGGCGCTATGACGGCGAAGAGGGCATCGTTAAAGAGATTCCCTATTCCAAGTCGATCCCGCCGCAGGTGAAGCGCAAATGCACGCGCACCTGGCATGTGACCGAGGCCAATCGCTGGGTATGGGCATGGTATCACCCGCAGGACATCGCACCTTTGTTTGACGTGGTGCATATCCCCGAGACGACAGACCCTGAATGGACTGACTATGATGTCCATGAATGGAACGTCTATGGTTCGATCCAGAATATGGCTGAAAATGGCGTCGACGTGGCGCATTTCAAATATATCCATGGCACGGCCAATGTGCCGCTGGGCGAATTGCGCTGGGGTGATTGGGGCCGCGGCGCCGATGTACGGGGCAAGATGGGCACGCCTTGGGGCGAGGTCGATGGCTGCATCAGCTATGATACCATGGGTCCGGGGCAGAGCTGGACGCGCTTTACCGGTATTTCGGAAACGCTGCTGGTGGCTTGCATCACACCTATCGAACTTGATCATGTCCACGCCCGCTTCTGTTTCACCCAGCCAAAGGCGCAGGCCGAAGGCGAGCGGGCAGGGGTGGCGCGCGCCATCATTCGCGACATTTGCAAGCAGTTTGATCAGGACAAGGTGATCTGGGATCGCCAGAAATATGAACCCAATGCCCTGATCTGCGAAGGCGACGGGCCGATAGCGCAATTCCGTAAATTCTACAGCCGCTATTATGCCGGGCCAGATCAGGCACCGGACAGCGGCAATGTCACGCCATTGAAAAAGGCCGGATAGCCCGACCGGAATAAGGGGAGCGAGAGATGCTCGAAACAGTCGCGCCTTGGGCCGGATTATTGGGCTTGGTTGGTATGGCCGGCTTGCTGGGCATACGTAACCCTGTGGCAAAAGGGCGCGATGGTGCGGCAATCCGCTTGCTCGGTCTGTTTGGCATTGCCGGTCTGGTCGGGATCTGGATCCCCGGGGCTGGTGCGGTTGGCGCTGCCGGTGCGCTGAGCCTTTGGAATCACCAGACACCGCGGCTCGCATTTTTGGGCAAGCTCGGCTGGTTGTCGCTGATCGGCATTCCCTTCCTTTACATGTGGGGCTTGGCATGACTGTCCCCCGTTTGCACGATGAACCGTCGGCGCTTGAACTTGCCGGGCAGATTGCTGCCGGGGAGTTGAGCGCCGCCGAGGCAGTCGACGCCGCGATTGCGCGCATCGAGCGGCTGGATGGTGACATCAACGCCATCGTCGTTCGCGATTTCGACCGGGCGCGCGAAGCCGCAAAAGCGGCTGACGCGCGGCGCGCTCAGGGCGTTGCCGGGCCGCTCAACGGCGTTCCGATGACAGTCAAGGAAAGCTTCAATATTGCGGGGCTGAAAACCACATGGGGGTTTGAACATGCCCGCGATTTCGTCGCCAGCGAAGATTCCCATGTGGCGCGCAAGCTGAAAGAGGCCGGCGCGATCATCCTTGGCAAGACCAATGTACCCGTTGCGCTGGCTGACCTTCAGTCGGTGAACCCGATCTACGGACGCACCAATAATCCGCATGATGTCACCCGCGTGCCGGGCGGATCCTCGGGCGGTGGGGCAGCGGCGTTGGCCGCCGGCATGGTGCCGTTGGAATTCGGGTCCGACATTGGCGGATCTATCCGCACGCCCTGCCATTTTTGCGGCGTCATGGGGCTGAAGCCGACCTATGGGGCTATCCCGAGCGATGGCCATTTTGCACCGGGCACCAGTGGCGCGGCGCCCGTGCTTTCGATGACCGGGCCGATGGCGCGTACCACGGAGGATCTGGCACTTGCGCTCGATCTGACCGCGGCCATGCCATTGCCGCGATCACGCCAAGCAGACTTTAACGGCATGCGTATCCTGCTGCTCGATAGCCATCCACTTGCAGAGGTGGACGCGCCCGTTGCTGCCGCATTGCGTGCCGCCGCAGACGCAGCGGCCAATGCCGGCGCAATTATATCCAGCGACAGCGCGCTGCTTCCTGATCGCGCCGCGATGCACCCCGCCTATGTCAAGTTGATGAGCAATGCCATGGCGGTGCGGATGCCGCCAAGCGAGCAATATCCCGATATCGGGATGCGCGGTTGGCTTGGTCTGCTGGACCAGCAGGCGGATTTCACCCGCCAGTGGCAACGGCTGTTCAGCAACTTTGATGCCATCTTCACGCCTGTATTCGGAACATCGGCCTTCATGCACACCGATGAACCGGACTGGCAGAAGCGCAGCCTGACGATCAACGGGCGACAAACGTCATTCGTTCCGCAAATCGCATGGATCGGACAGGCGACCTATACCGGCTTGCCCGCAGTGTCGGTGCCAGTCGGGCGCGACGGCAATCTGCCCGTCGGTATTCAGGTGATTACACCGCACTGGCAGGACCACAGCGCAATAGCGATTGCCGGCATGCTTCACGCCATGCTTGGCTGAACGAACGGGAATGAAGAGGAGAGAAGAATGACAGCGGCGACCTTACCCACCATCGAGGGCGGGAGCCCGCTGTTAGGACATTTGCTGCCATTTTTCCGGGATCCGGTTGGTGTGCTTCGTCAAGGCTACCAAAGCAAGGGCAGGCTGTTTTCGTTCAACATAATGGGCCGGCGGATGAATGTCATGCTCGGGCCAGAACATAACCGTTTCTTTTTTGAAGAGACAGACAAGCTGCTTTCGATCCGCGAATCCATGCCTTTCTTCCTCAAGATGTTCTCGCCGGATTTCTACAGCTTTGCCGAGATGGATGAGTATCTGCGCCAGCGCGCTGTCATTATGCCGCGGTTCAAAGCGGCGGCAATGAAGCAATATGTCGGGGTGATGGCTGAGGAGAGCCTCAATCTCGTCAACCGGCTGGGCGATGAAGGCGAGTTCGACCTGATCTCGACCCTCGGCCCCGTTGTCATGGATATTGCGGCGCACAGCTTCATGGGCAAGGAATTCCACGAAAAATTAGGACATGAATTTTTCGATCTTTTCCGGGATTTTTCGGGCGGGATGGAGTTTGTCCTGCCACTCTGGCTGCCCACGCCGAAAATGATCAAGAGCCAGCGTGCGAAGAAGAAATTGCACAAGATTTTGCAACGCTGGATCGACAAACGCCGCGCGACGCCGCTTGATCCGCCGGATTTCTTCCAGGGAATGGTGGAAAGCAAATATCCCGATGGTCGTCCGATACCCGACGAGCTTGTCCGCCATCTGATCTTGCTGTTGGTATGGGCAGGGCATGAAACCACCGCTGGTCAGGTCAGCTGGGCGCTGGCCGACATTTTGCAGAACCGGGATTATGAAGCCGTTTTGCGGAACGAGCTGGAAGATGTGTTGGGCAATGACGCTGGCGGCAGCCTTGGCTGGGAACAGGCGGTCGCCATGCAGAAGATGGACCTTGCCCTGCGCGAAACCGAGAGATTGCATCCCGTGGCCTTCATCCTGTCGCGCAAGGCGACCACCGATATTGAACGGGATGGTTATATGATCCGCAAAGGGGACTTCGTGCTTCTCGCGCCGTCGGTCACGCACCGGATGACCGAGACCTGGGTCGAACCCGACCGTTACAATCCTGAGCGCTTCAACCCCGAGCGTGACGATGCACAGATCGAATCCAACTCGCTTGTCGGTTTTGGCGGGGGCGTCCATCGTTGCGCCGGCGTGAATTTCGGGCGCATGGAAATGAAGGTGGTGCTCGCCGTGCTGCTGCAGAATTACGAGATGGAGTTGGTCGACGAGGTCAAGCCGATTGCCGGCGCGGGAACATATTGGCCAGCCCAGCCTTGCCGGGTCCGTTATCGCAAGCGCGATCGCGGAACTGCGTCCGGAGCTGACATGGCCGAACGCGCCAAAGCCGCTGGCTGCCCGGTGCATCAGTAATGGCCAAGATCACCTATATCCAACCTGATGGCAGTGAGCGCACCTGCGTCAATTTCGAGGGCATGACCGTGATGCATCTGGCGATCGGCAACCTTGTCGACGGCATCGATGCCAATTGCGGGGGAATGATGCAGTGCGGCACCTGTCATGTCTATATCGCACCGGAATGGGCCGACCGGGTCGGGCCGCCATCCACCGATGAAGCCACCATGCTTGAAGCGCTAGACGGTGTTGAAATCCGACCGACGAGCCGGCTGTCCTGCCAGATCCAGCTTGGTGAGGAGCTGGACGGCCTTGTCGTGGAGATACCGCCCGACCAGCCGGGAATCTGATCATGCGCAGCTTGGTCCTGTGCTTGGCCCTTCTGATCGGCGCTCCGCTTCTTGCCGACGGATTTCCGCCTTCGTCCGACGATTTGCTGGCGCAACAGGGGCGCCCGATCCTTGCGCGCGAATATCCTGAAATCATGAAGCATATGGCCCGGCAGGATGGCTTTGGCGGGCCTTCATCGCCCAAGATCGCGCGGGCGATGCTTTCCGATGCACCCGAACTGGTGGCAGAGGCAAAGGCGAAGATGACCGTTGAGGCCGTGGGCGAGGGGATGTGGCTGATCCGTTTTCCCTATGTCAATGTCGCGCTGGTCGAGACTCGTTCGGGCCTTGTCCTGTTTGATACAGGCTATGCCGCAATCGGACCGGTGCTTGCAGAGGTCATCCCAACGCTCAGTGCCAAACCGCTGACACACATTGTGATCAGCCATGTCCATGTTGATCATGCCTATGGCTGGCCGGCGCTGAAAGCCAAATGGCCCAAGGCGAAGACGATTGCGAGCGACCTTTACCCCGCGATGGCCGCGAAAGAGGTGCGGCTGGGCGGATCGATCGGGCGACTGAACAACCAGTCATTGTC
This portion of the Sphingobium sp. genome encodes:
- a CDS encoding Rieske 2Fe-2S domain-containing protein; protein product: MMSEAENKPAGDARTAPVAVWQILEKLKGQDLLDWRLADVKGRASIEERNLDIGFPFGWYPVVMAKDLAVGEVKPLRYFSKDLAIWRGEDGQVRMVDAYCKHLGAHMGHGGKVHGNLLECPFHAWRYDGEEGIVKEIPYSKSIPPQVKRKCTRTWHVTEANRWVWAWYHPQDIAPLFDVVHIPETTDPEWTDYDVHEWNVYGSIQNMAENGVDVAHFKYIHGTANVPLGELRWGDWGRGADVRGKMGTPWGEVDGCISYDTMGPGQSWTRFTGISETLLVACITPIELDHVHARFCFTQPKAQAEGERAGVARAIIRDICKQFDQDKVIWDRQKYEPNALICEGDGPIAQFRKFYSRYYAGPDQAPDSGNVTPLKKAG
- a CDS encoding amidase family protein — encoded protein: MTVPRLHDEPSALELAGQIAAGELSAAEAVDAAIARIERLDGDINAIVVRDFDRAREAAKAADARRAQGVAGPLNGVPMTVKESFNIAGLKTTWGFEHARDFVASEDSHVARKLKEAGAIILGKTNVPVALADLQSVNPIYGRTNNPHDVTRVPGGSSGGGAAALAAGMVPLEFGSDIGGSIRTPCHFCGVMGLKPTYGAIPSDGHFAPGTSGAAPVLSMTGPMARTTEDLALALDLTAAMPLPRSRQADFNGMRILLLDSHPLAEVDAPVAAALRAAADAAANAGAIISSDSALLPDRAAMHPAYVKLMSNAMAVRMPPSEQYPDIGMRGWLGLLDQQADFTRQWQRLFSNFDAIFTPVFGTSAFMHTDEPDWQKRSLTINGRQTSFVPQIAWIGQATYTGLPAVSVPVGRDGNLPVGIQVITPHWQDHSAIAIAGMLHAMLG
- a CDS encoding cytochrome P450; amino-acid sequence: MTAATLPTIEGGSPLLGHLLPFFRDPVGVLRQGYQSKGRLFSFNIMGRRMNVMLGPEHNRFFFEETDKLLSIRESMPFFLKMFSPDFYSFAEMDEYLRQRAVIMPRFKAAAMKQYVGVMAEESLNLVNRLGDEGEFDLISTLGPVVMDIAAHSFMGKEFHEKLGHEFFDLFRDFSGGMEFVLPLWLPTPKMIKSQRAKKKLHKILQRWIDKRRATPLDPPDFFQGMVESKYPDGRPIPDELVRHLILLLVWAGHETTAGQVSWALADILQNRDYEAVLRNELEDVLGNDAGGSLGWEQAVAMQKMDLALRETERLHPVAFILSRKATTDIERDGYMIRKGDFVLLAPSVTHRMTETWVEPDRYNPERFNPERDDAQIESNSLVGFGGGVHRCAGVNFGRMEMKVVLAVLLQNYEMELVDEVKPIAGAGTYWPAQPCRVRYRKRDRGTASGADMAERAKAAGCPVHQ
- a CDS encoding 2Fe-2S iron-sulfur cluster-binding protein, giving the protein MAKITYIQPDGSERTCVNFEGMTVMHLAIGNLVDGIDANCGGMMQCGTCHVYIAPEWADRVGPPSTDEATMLEALDGVEIRPTSRLSCQIQLGEELDGLVVEIPPDQPGI